Proteins from one Phyllobacterium zundukense genomic window:
- a CDS encoding sensor histidine kinase — protein sequence MVAELQGGNITRKSAVMRRKRSLALRRFFRPLNRVFGNYLFSSLTRRILFLNLAGLAVLLSGIMYLNQFRDGLIDARVESLMTQGEIIAGAIASSATVDTNSIAIDPEKLLELQAGQSITPSPDVLDNLDFPINPERVAPVLRRLISPTRTRARIYDRDSNLLLDSRHLYSRGQVLRYELPPIDGEEPSFFERLTNRMTRLLRRSDLPVYQEQPGGNGSSYPEIMKALTGSPATVVRMTEKGEQIVSVAVPIQRFRAVLGVLLLSTEGGDIDKIVQGERYAIIRVFTVAALVMAILSLFLASTIANPLRRLAAAADRVRHGVKNREEIPDFSERQDEIGHLSTSIRDMTNALYARIESIESFAADVSHELKNPLTSLRSAVETLPLAKNEESKKRLMDVIQHDVRRLDRLITDISDASRLDAELAREDSEHVDLKYLLGNLVTAAREVRRNKKDTRIELVVGKLPNNRKGFFVAGHDLRLGQVVSNLIENARSFVPVEDGVITVTLEHLGDRIRITVEDNGPGIRVEQIDRIFERFYTDRPSGEAFGQNSGLGLSISRQIIEAHGGTLNAENIIDPKDPDNYLGAKFIAIIPVEV from the coding sequence ATGGTAGCCGAACTGCAAGGCGGCAATATCACGCGCAAAAGCGCCGTTATGCGCCGCAAGCGTTCGCTGGCCTTGCGCCGCTTTTTCCGTCCGCTCAATCGTGTCTTTGGCAACTATCTGTTCTCAAGCCTGACCCGGCGCATTCTTTTTCTCAACCTGGCCGGGCTTGCCGTGCTTCTGTCCGGCATCATGTATCTCAATCAGTTCCGCGACGGGTTGATCGATGCTCGCGTCGAGAGCCTGATGACGCAGGGCGAGATCATCGCTGGCGCCATAGCGTCATCGGCAACGGTCGATACGAATTCCATTGCCATCGACCCTGAGAAGCTGCTGGAACTGCAGGCTGGTCAGAGCATTACCCCGTCACCCGATGTTCTGGACAATCTCGATTTCCCTATTAATCCGGAGCGCGTGGCGCCGGTTCTGCGCAGACTGATCTCTCCGACGCGTACGCGGGCCCGTATCTATGACCGGGATTCCAATCTGTTGCTGGATTCGCGCCATCTCTATTCGCGGGGCCAGGTTCTGCGGTACGAGCTCCCGCCGATCGATGGCGAGGAACCGAGCTTTTTCGAACGTCTGACCAATCGCATGACACGGCTTTTGCGCCGTAGCGACCTGCCGGTTTATCAGGAGCAGCCTGGTGGCAATGGTTCGTCTTATCCTGAAATCATGAAGGCGTTGACCGGTTCTCCGGCTACCGTCGTCCGCATGACGGAAAAGGGAGAGCAGATCGTCTCGGTCGCAGTTCCGATCCAGCGATTTCGTGCCGTGCTCGGCGTGCTGCTTCTTTCGACCGAAGGCGGCGATATCGACAAGATCGTTCAGGGGGAGCGCTATGCGATCATCCGGGTCTTTACGGTTGCCGCGCTGGTCATGGCTATTTTGTCGCTTTTTCTCGCCTCAACAATTGCCAATCCGCTTCGGCGTCTTGCTGCCGCTGCCGATCGCGTCCGGCACGGGGTCAAGAATCGCGAGGAGATACCGGATTTTTCCGAGCGGCAAGACGAAATCGGCCATCTTTCTACATCGATCCGCGACATGACCAACGCTCTCTATGCCCGCATCGAATCGATTGAGAGCTTTGCGGCCGATGTGAGCCACGAACTCAAAAACCCGCTGACTTCGTTGCGAAGCGCCGTGGAGACGCTGCCGCTTGCCAAGAACGAAGAGTCGAAGAAACGGCTCATGGATGTGATCCAGCATGATGTGCGCCGCCTCGATCGTCTGATCACCGATATCTCCGACGCCTCGCGACTGGACGCTGAACTGGCCCGCGAGGATTCCGAGCACGTCGATCTCAAATACCTGCTGGGCAATCTTGTTACGGCTGCCCGCGAGGTGCGGCGGAACAAGAAAGACACCCGCATCGAATTGGTAGTGGGCAAGTTGCCGAACAACAGGAAGGGATTCTTTGTCGCCGGGCATGATCTGCGGCTCGGCCAAGTCGTCTCGAATCTGATCGAAAACGCGCGGTCTTTCGTTCCCGTCGAGGACGGCGTTATCACAGTGACCCTGGAGCACCTGGGCGATCGTATTCGCATTACCGTCGAAGACAACGGCCCAGGTATCCGAGTGGAACAGATCGACCGGATTTTCGAGCGGTTTTATACGGATCGGCCATCCGGAGAGGCCTTCGGCCAGAACTCGGGCCTGGGATTATCCATCAGCCGTCAGATAATCGAGGCTCACGGCGGCACGTTGAATGCCGAGAACATCATCGACCCCAAAGATCCTGACAATTATCTCGGTGCGAAGTTCATCGCCATTATTCCAGTCGAGGTCTGA
- a CDS encoding HPr kinase/phosphorylase — MIVEPDGRVHATAVLVGDRGILISGPSGSGKSSIANELMRRAAGRGVFAALICDDQCLLQAISGRLVCAAPASLQGGVEVRGSGLHRVDFETCGVIHLAVELTKPGRAIRFASDATILLEGVSIPHLILPEQEVEAACRAVEASLFQAFWKK; from the coding sequence ATGATTGTCGAGCCGGACGGGCGTGTGCACGCGACCGCAGTCCTCGTCGGAGATCGCGGCATCCTGATTTCGGGACCTTCCGGATCGGGTAAATCATCGATTGCCAATGAACTGATGCGTCGAGCGGCTGGCAGAGGTGTATTTGCCGCGCTGATCTGCGACGATCAGTGTCTTTTGCAAGCCATATCCGGCCGCTTGGTCTGCGCTGCCCCTGCCTCATTGCAGGGCGGCGTGGAAGTGCGCGGCTCCGGCCTGCATAGGGTTGATTTTGAGACTTGCGGAGTGATCCATCTTGCCGTTGAATTGACCAAGCCCGGACGAGCCATTCGATTTGCGAGTGACGCCACGATACTGCTCGAAGGGGTCTCGATCCCACATCTAATTCTACCTGAGCAGGAGGTGGAAGCGGCTTGCCGGGCGGTGGAGGCAAGCCTTTTCCAGGCGTTCTGGAAGAAATAG
- a CDS encoding response regulator transcription factor — protein sequence MREVPAMQTIALVDDDRNILTSVSIALESEGYRVETYTDGASALDGLMARPPNLAIFDIKMPRMDGMELLRRLRQKSDLPVIFLTSKDDEIDELFGLKMGADDFITKPFSQRLLVERVKAVLRRVAARESAAKPGSPQTKSLERGQLVMDQERHTCTWMGEPVTLTVTEFLILHSLAQRPGVVKSRDALMDAAYDEQVYVDDRTIDSHIKRLRKKFKVVDDDFDMIETLYGVGYRFRET from the coding sequence ATGAGGGAAGTACCCGCAATGCAGACTATTGCGCTGGTCGACGACGATCGCAATATTCTGACATCCGTATCGATCGCGCTTGAATCGGAGGGCTATCGTGTCGAAACCTATACCGACGGTGCCTCCGCACTCGATGGTTTGATGGCCCGTCCGCCGAATCTCGCCATTTTCGACATCAAGATGCCGCGTATGGACGGGATGGAACTTCTGCGTCGTCTGCGCCAAAAGTCCGACTTGCCCGTCATTTTCCTGACCTCCAAAGACGACGAGATTGACGAACTGTTCGGCCTCAAGATGGGCGCCGATGATTTCATCACCAAGCCGTTTTCGCAGCGCCTCCTCGTCGAGCGGGTAAAGGCGGTCCTGCGCCGTGTTGCGGCGAGGGAAAGCGCAGCAAAGCCCGGCAGTCCCCAGACGAAATCACTCGAGCGCGGCCAACTTGTCATGGACCAGGAGCGTCACACCTGCACGTGGATGGGTGAACCGGTGACGTTGACCGTGACCGAATTTCTGATCCTGCACTCGCTGGCCCAGCGCCCGGGCGTCGTCAAAAGCCGTGATGCGTTGATGGATGCGGCCTATGATGAGCAGGTATATGTGGACGATCGCACCATCGACAGTCACATCAAGCGCCTGCGCAAGAAGTTCAAGGTCGTCGACGATGATTTCGACATGATCGAAACCCTGTACGGCGTTGGCTATCGCTTCCGCGAAACCTGA
- the ahcY gene encoding adenosylhomocysteinase produces MADTQDYIVKDLELAAWGRKEMDIAETEMPGLMASREEFGKTQPLKGARITGSLHMTIQTAVLIETLQALGAKVRWASCNIFSTQDHAAAAIAATGTPVFAVKGESLEEYWTYTDKIFQWPDGQPSNMILDDGGDATMYILIGARAEAGEDVLSKPESEEEEILFAQIKKRMKETPGFFTRQRDAIKGVTEETTTGVNRLYQLQKKGLLPFPAINVNDSVTKSKFDNKYGCKESLVDGIRRATDVMMAGKVAVVCGYGDVGKGSAQSLLGAGARVKVTEVDPICALQAAMDGFEVVTLEDAAPTADIIITTTGNKDVITIEHMRAMKDMVIVGNIGHFDNEIQVVALRNLKWNNIKPQVDMISFPDGKRLLLLSEGRLLNLGNATGHPSFVMSASFTNQVLAQIELYSRGEQYKNEVYVLPKHLDEKVARLHLDKLGAKLSVLSEEQAAYIGVTPKGPFKSDHYRY; encoded by the coding sequence ATGGCCGACACACAGGATTACATCGTCAAGGACCTTGAGCTGGCCGCATGGGGCCGCAAGGAAATGGATATCGCCGAAACAGAAATGCCGGGCCTGATGGCCAGCCGCGAAGAATTCGGCAAGACACAGCCGCTCAAGGGCGCGCGCATCACCGGGTCGCTCCACATGACGATCCAGACAGCTGTCTTGATCGAGACGCTGCAGGCACTCGGCGCGAAAGTTCGCTGGGCTTCGTGCAATATCTTCTCCACACAGGATCACGCCGCCGCAGCGATTGCTGCAACCGGAACGCCGGTTTTCGCCGTCAAAGGTGAGTCGCTCGAAGAGTACTGGACCTATACGGACAAGATTTTCCAGTGGCCGGATGGTCAGCCATCGAACATGATCCTCGACGATGGCGGCGATGCCACGATGTACATTCTCATCGGTGCACGCGCCGAGGCTGGCGAAGATGTTTTGTCGAAGCCGGAAAGCGAGGAAGAGGAAATCCTCTTCGCACAGATCAAAAAGCGCATGAAAGAAACACCTGGCTTCTTCACCAGGCAGCGCGATGCCATCAAGGGCGTCACTGAAGAGACCACGACCGGCGTCAATCGTCTGTATCAGCTGCAGAAGAAGGGCTTGCTGCCTTTCCCTGCGATCAACGTCAATGACAGCGTCACCAAGTCGAAATTCGACAACAAGTATGGCTGCAAGGAATCGCTGGTTGACGGTATCCGCCGCGCTACCGACGTCATGATGGCTGGCAAGGTCGCCGTCGTCTGCGGCTACGGCGATGTGGGCAAGGGTTCTGCCCAGTCGCTGCTTGGCGCCGGCGCCCGCGTCAAGGTCACGGAAGTCGATCCGATCTGTGCGTTGCAGGCCGCGATGGATGGTTTCGAGGTTGTGACGCTCGAAGATGCTGCCCCGACTGCCGACATCATCATCACGACGACCGGCAACAAGGACGTTATCACCATCGAGCACATGCGCGCGATGAAGGACATGGTCATCGTCGGCAATATTGGTCACTTCGACAACGAGATTCAGGTCGTTGCCTTGCGCAATCTCAAGTGGAACAACATCAAGCCACAGGTCGACATGATCTCGTTCCCGGATGGCAAGCGCTTGCTGCTTCTCTCGGAAGGCCGTCTCCTCAACCTCGGCAATGCTACGGGCCATCCAAGCTTCGTCATGTCCGCCTCGTTCACCAATCAGGTTCTGGCTCAGATCGAGCTTTATAGCCGCGGCGAACAGTACAAGAATGAAGTATACGTCCTGCCGAAGCACCTCGACGAAAAGGTTGCCCGGTTGCATCTGGACAAGCTCGGCGCGAAATTGTCGGTGCTTTCGGAAGAACAGGCTGCCTATATCGGTGTGACGCCGAAGGGTCCTTTCAAGTCAGACCACTACAGATATTGA
- a CDS encoding HPr family phosphocarrier protein gives MRLTAETTGTFDPENALVEEFEIVNRRGLHARASAKFVQLVDGYDVHVRVEKDGMTVGGTSIMGLMMLAASPGCCIKVSASGVQARELMKALGALIADKFGEEA, from the coding sequence ATGCGCCTGACTGCCGAAACAACCGGTACGTTTGACCCGGAGAATGCACTCGTCGAGGAATTCGAGATCGTCAACCGGCGTGGTCTCCATGCACGCGCGTCCGCCAAGTTCGTCCAGCTCGTCGATGGTTACGACGTCCATGTCCGTGTTGAAAAGGATGGAATGACAGTTGGCGGCACTTCGATCATGGGTCTGATGATGCTGGCCGCGTCTCCTGGTTGCTGCATCAAGGTCAGCGCCTCCGGTGTACAGGCGCGCGAATTGATGAAGGCTCTTGGCGCACTCATTGCCGACAAGTTCGGCGAAGAAGCCTGA
- a CDS encoding PTS sugar transporter subunit IIA: MIGLVLVTHGRLAEEFHHAVEHVVGQQEYLETVSIGADDDMEQRRRDIVDAVARADNGSGVIILTDMFGGTPSNLAISVMESGRIEVIAGVNLPMLIKLSSVRVTNDMAAALREGQDAGRKYINVASQVLTAK; the protein is encoded by the coding sequence ATGATCGGACTCGTGCTTGTGACGCACGGAAGACTGGCTGAAGAATTTCATCATGCCGTGGAGCATGTGGTCGGCCAGCAGGAATATTTGGAAACCGTCTCGATCGGTGCGGATGACGATATGGAGCAGCGGCGGCGTGACATCGTCGATGCCGTTGCCCGGGCCGATAATGGTTCGGGCGTCATTATCCTGACAGATATGTTTGGTGGTACGCCTTCCAATCTGGCCATCTCGGTGATGGAATCGGGGCGTATCGAAGTCATTGCCGGGGTTAATCTGCCAATGCTGATCAAGCTTTCGAGTGTGCGGGTTACCAATGACATGGCAGCAGCATTGCGCGAAGGTCAGGATGCCGGACGGAAATATATCAATGTGGCCAGTCAGGTGCTGACAGCCAAATAG